Proteins from a genomic interval of Capsicum annuum cultivar UCD-10X-F1 chromosome 4, UCD10Xv1.1, whole genome shotgun sequence:
- the LOC107868133 gene encoding uncharacterized protein LOC107868133 isoform X2, giving the protein MFLTLQSRMIKLMIKVEGMQVHANEGGVTQTRGGVYWLILPAGYLGSSFWGMVLILASTNLLTAKIAAGCFIAALLIVLFIAKNWTLRGLCIGFIIFIAVIWVLQELTKVRILRYVILFIGVMNSLFSVYDIYDDLISRRVHSSDAEKFAELCPCPCNGVGWGVIWGMISFIFLCGAMYLGLVILS; this is encoded by the exons ATGTTTCTGACTCTGCAATCTCGCATGATTAAGTTGATGATAAAG GTGGAAGGAATGCAGGTTCACGCCAATGAAGGGGGAGTTACACAAACACGCGGTGGTGTTTATTGGTTGATCTTGCCTGCTGGAT ATCTTGGTTCGTCTTTTTGGGGGATGGTTCTCATACTTGCATCGACAAATCTTCTCACCGCAAAAATTGCTGCTGGTTGTTTCATTGCTGCACTTCTCATTGTGCTCTTTATTGCCAAAAAT TGGACACTGCGAGGACTTTGCATAG GATTTATCATTTTCATTGCTGTAATATGGGTTCTGCAAGAACTAACAAAAGTTCGCATTCTTCGATACGTAATTCTCTTCATAG GTGTTATGAACAGCTTGTTTTCGGTTTATG ATATATATGATGACTTAATATCTAGAAGAGTTCACTCAAGTGATGCTGAGAAGTTTGCTGAACTGTGTCCATGTCCTTGTAATGGTGTTGGTTGGGGAGTTATCTG GGGAATGATATCTTTTATATTTCTCTGCGGAGCAATGTACCTTGGACTTGTCATTCTCTCATGA
- the LOC107868133 gene encoding uncharacterized protein LOC107868133 isoform X3 — MQVHANEGGVTQTRGGVYWLILPAGYLGSSFWGMVLILASTNLLTAKIAAGCFIAALLIVLFIAKNWTLRGLCIGFIIFIAVIWVLQELTKVRILRYVILFIGVMNSLFSVYDIYDDLISRRVHSSDAEKFAELCPCPCNGVGWGVIWGMISFIFLCGAMYLGLVILS, encoded by the exons ATGCAGGTTCACGCCAATGAAGGGGGAGTTACACAAACACGCGGTGGTGTTTATTGGTTGATCTTGCCTGCTGGAT ATCTTGGTTCGTCTTTTTGGGGGATGGTTCTCATACTTGCATCGACAAATCTTCTCACCGCAAAAATTGCTGCTGGTTGTTTCATTGCTGCACTTCTCATTGTGCTCTTTATTGCCAAAAAT TGGACACTGCGAGGACTTTGCATAG GATTTATCATTTTCATTGCTGTAATATGGGTTCTGCAAGAACTAACAAAAGTTCGCATTCTTCGATACGTAATTCTCTTCATAG GTGTTATGAACAGCTTGTTTTCGGTTTATG ATATATATGATGACTTAATATCTAGAAGAGTTCACTCAAGTGATGCTGAGAAGTTTGCTGAACTGTGTCCATGTCCTTGTAATGGTGTTGGTTGGGGAGTTATCTG GGGAATGATATCTTTTATATTTCTCTGCGGAGCAATGTACCTTGGACTTGTCATTCTCTCATGA